In Monomorium pharaonis isolate MP-MQ-018 chromosome 3, ASM1337386v2, whole genome shotgun sequence, a genomic segment contains:
- the LOC105837700 gene encoding caspase-1 isoform X1, which yields MGNTHNAGSSTNTSRHQSNIASTCIEFTATYLQLKKSVSNTEEKKPDVVDATKVRSFNEPLVCNAIMPVPKNASCYNMNHKNRGNCIIFNHDKFNSGRFDSREGSTIDVKRLEITFGNLGFDVTVHDNLKYNEIMIEIEKVSQLDHKDNDCLCIITLTHGTRNDWLCARDVVYPSDELWKPFTADKYTSLAGKPKLFFFQACRGEDADGPVLLECREIPEETASDTIKASYTIPTHADFLIAHGSIKGYLSWRDPKKGTWYIQSLCDILDVHAKDHDLMTMLTMTAQKTATEFVTFHSNNDLHNKKQMPSVTTMLLRSVYFPPKLMNNSEKKVEK from the exons ATGGGCAATACACATAATGCAGGATCATCTACTAATACTAGTAGGCACCAGAGTAATATAGCTTCAACCTGTATAGAATTCACTGCTACTTACCTGCAGTTGAAGAAATCTGTATCTAATACCGAG GAGAAAAAGCCGGATGTAGTCGATGCAACAAAAGTTAG GTCCTTCAATGAACCTTTAGTATGCAATGCAATTATGCCAGTACCAAAGAATGCAAGCTGCTACAACATGAATCATAAAAATCGCGGCAATTGTATAATCTTCAATCATGACAAATTTAACAGTGGTAGATTCGATAGTCGAGAGGGTTCGACAATTGACGTGAAAAGGCTGGAAATAACTTTTGGGAATCTTGGATTCGATGTTACAGTTCATGACAATTTGAAATACAATGAAATTATGATAGAGAtagaaaaag TAAGTCAGCTCGATCATAAGGATAACGATTGCCTTTGCATCATTACACTAACTCATGGAACTCGCAACGATTGGTTATGCGCGAGAGATGTCGTATACCCATCTGATGAGCTTTGGAAGCCTTTTACTGCCGATAAATACACGTCACTTGCAGGCAAACCTAAGCTGTTCTTTTTTCAA GCCTGCAGAGGCGAGGACGCCGACGGTCCCGTTTTACTCGAGTGTCGCGAGATCCCGGAAGAAACGGCATCTGATACGATAAAAGCTTCTTATACTATTCCAACTCATGCAGATTTTCTGATAGCTCACGGCTCAATTAAAG GTTATCTTTCCTGGAGAGATCCCAAAAAAGGCACGTGGTATATACAATCCTTATGCGATATTTTGGATGTACATGCAAAAGATCATGATTTGATGACTATGTTGACCATGACAGCGCAAAAGACCGCCACAGAATTTGTCACCTTTCATTCCAATAATGATTTACACAATAAGAAACAGATGCCATCAGTGACAACGATGTTACTTAGATCCGTTTATTTCCCGCCAAAATTAATGAacaattcagaaaaaaaagtagagaagtaa
- the LOC105837695 gene encoding caspase-1 isoform X5, with product MHNEFMPISKDDARYYNMNHKNRGYCIIFNHNKFNGKSDSREGSTIDVNRLVKTFGNLDFDVKVYENFTCNEIMKVIKEVSQLDHTDNDCLCIITLTHGTRNDRLCARDVVYPSDKLWKPFTADKCGTLAGKPKLFFFQACRGNERDSGASSSASFIQIKETASDTAKAFDRVPIQADFLISYSTVGGYTSWRNPEKGTWYIQSLCDIFDENGTKLDVVTMMTMTTNKVAKFSTINSKKELHNKMQVPEMVHRLRKLICFWPKKEQFRKKSG from the exons ATGCACAATGAATTCATGCCAATATCAAAGGATGATGCAAGATACTACAATATGAATCATAAAAATCGCGGCTATTGTATAATCTTCAATCACAACAAATTTAATGGTAAATCCGATAGTCGAGAGGGTTCGACAATTGACGTAAATAGGCTGGTAAAAACTTTTGGGAACCTCGATTTCGATGTTaaagtttatgaaaattttacatgcaATGAAATTATGAAGGTTATAAAGGAAg TGAGTCAGCTCGATCATACGGATAACGATTGCCTTTGCATCATTACACTAACTCATGGGACTCGCAACGATCGGTTATGCGCGAGAGATGTCGTATATCCATCTGATAAGCTTTGGAAGCCTTTTACTGCCGATAAATGCGGGACACTTGCAGGCAAACCTAAGCTGTTCTTCTTCCag GCTTGCAGAGGCAATGAACGCGACAGTGGCGCTAGCAGTAGCGCATCCTTTATACAAATCAAAGAAACTGCATCTGATACAGCAAAAGCTTTTGATCGTGTTCCAATTCAAGCAGATTTTCTGATATCTTATAGCACGGTTGGAG GTTATACTTCCTGGAGAAATCCCGAAAAAGGCACGTGGTATATACAGTCCTTATGTGACATTTTTGATGAAAATGGAACAAAGCTTGATGTTGTAACGATGATGACTATGACAACAAATAAGGTCGCCAAATTTTCCACCATTAATTCCAAAAAAGAGTTACACAATAAAATGCAGGTACCAGAAATGGTTCATCGGCTAAGAAAACTAATTTGTTTCTGGccaaaaaaagaacaattcagaaaaaaaagcGGATAA
- the LOC105837695 gene encoding caspase-1 isoform X1, translating to MANILMELWNLGELEVNGEPKISHERRELIFNKLKRLNISNSEPVTPSSSSFNEPLMHNEFMPISKDDARYYNMNHKNRGYCIIFNHNKFNGKSDSREGSTIDVNRLVKTFGNLDFDVKVYENFTCNEIMKVIKEVSQLDHTDNDCLCIITLTHGTRNDRLCARDVVYPSDKLWKPFTADKCGTLAGKPKLFFFQACRGNERDSGASSSASFIQIKETASDTAKAFDRVPIQADFLISYSTVGGYTSWRNPEKGTWYIQSLCDIFDENGTKLDVVTMMTMTTNKVAKFSTINSKKELHNKMQVPEMVHRLRKLICFWPKKEQFRKKSG from the exons ttaatatttaacaaactGAAGCGATTAAACATTAGTAACAGTGAACCCGTAACACCTAGTAGTAG ctccTTTAATGAACCTTTAATGCACAATGAATTCATGCCAATATCAAAGGATGATGCAAGATACTACAATATGAATCATAAAAATCGCGGCTATTGTATAATCTTCAATCACAACAAATTTAATGGTAAATCCGATAGTCGAGAGGGTTCGACAATTGACGTAAATAGGCTGGTAAAAACTTTTGGGAACCTCGATTTCGATGTTaaagtttatgaaaattttacatgcaATGAAATTATGAAGGTTATAAAGGAAg TGAGTCAGCTCGATCATACGGATAACGATTGCCTTTGCATCATTACACTAACTCATGGGACTCGCAACGATCGGTTATGCGCGAGAGATGTCGTATATCCATCTGATAAGCTTTGGAAGCCTTTTACTGCCGATAAATGCGGGACACTTGCAGGCAAACCTAAGCTGTTCTTCTTCCag GCTTGCAGAGGCAATGAACGCGACAGTGGCGCTAGCAGTAGCGCATCCTTTATACAAATCAAAGAAACTGCATCTGATACAGCAAAAGCTTTTGATCGTGTTCCAATTCAAGCAGATTTTCTGATATCTTATAGCACGGTTGGAG GTTATACTTCCTGGAGAAATCCCGAAAAAGGCACGTGGTATATACAGTCCTTATGTGACATTTTTGATGAAAATGGAACAAAGCTTGATGTTGTAACGATGATGACTATGACAACAAATAAGGTCGCCAAATTTTCCACCATTAATTCCAAAAAAGAGTTACACAATAAAATGCAGGTACCAGAAATGGTTCATCGGCTAAGAAAACTAATTTGTTTCTGGccaaaaaaagaacaattcagaaaaaaaagcGGATAA
- the LOC105837700 gene encoding caspase-1 isoform X2 yields MPVPKNASCYNMNHKNRGNCIIFNHDKFNSGRFDSREGSTIDVKRLEITFGNLGFDVTVHDNLKYNEIMIEIEKVSQLDHKDNDCLCIITLTHGTRNDWLCARDVVYPSDELWKPFTADKYTSLAGKPKLFFFQACRGEDADGPVLLECREIPEETASDTIKASYTIPTHADFLIAHGSIKGYLSWRDPKKGTWYIQSLCDILDVHAKDHDLMTMLTMTAQKTATEFVTFHSNNDLHNKKQMPSVTTMLLRSVYFPPKLMNNSEKKVEK; encoded by the exons ATGCCAGTACCAAAGAATGCAAGCTGCTACAACATGAATCATAAAAATCGCGGCAATTGTATAATCTTCAATCATGACAAATTTAACAGTGGTAGATTCGATAGTCGAGAGGGTTCGACAATTGACGTGAAAAGGCTGGAAATAACTTTTGGGAATCTTGGATTCGATGTTACAGTTCATGACAATTTGAAATACAATGAAATTATGATAGAGAtagaaaaag TAAGTCAGCTCGATCATAAGGATAACGATTGCCTTTGCATCATTACACTAACTCATGGAACTCGCAACGATTGGTTATGCGCGAGAGATGTCGTATACCCATCTGATGAGCTTTGGAAGCCTTTTACTGCCGATAAATACACGTCACTTGCAGGCAAACCTAAGCTGTTCTTTTTTCAA GCCTGCAGAGGCGAGGACGCCGACGGTCCCGTTTTACTCGAGTGTCGCGAGATCCCGGAAGAAACGGCATCTGATACGATAAAAGCTTCTTATACTATTCCAACTCATGCAGATTTTCTGATAGCTCACGGCTCAATTAAAG GTTATCTTTCCTGGAGAGATCCCAAAAAAGGCACGTGGTATATACAATCCTTATGCGATATTTTGGATGTACATGCAAAAGATCATGATTTGATGACTATGTTGACCATGACAGCGCAAAAGACCGCCACAGAATTTGTCACCTTTCATTCCAATAATGATTTACACAATAAGAAACAGATGCCATCAGTGACAACGATGTTACTTAGATCCGTTTATTTCCCGCCAAAATTAATGAacaattcagaaaaaaaagtagagaagtaa
- the LOC118644941 gene encoding uncharacterized protein LOC118644941, whose amino-acid sequence MLTKPDQLYGKYWPHEPMVLLINDVYCRKKILMSALGNSKAVTHLARRLIVGVFKKEKLLKCTLSGQPPRAQGKERQNEEIEGLDVRAKDAIIDYAILMGESKNWNVPDRRVIERSMTQQIGRLKLELKQALVREQD is encoded by the exons ATGTTAACTAAACCTGATCAGCTTTATGGAAAATATTGGCCCCATGAACCG atggTACTACTTATAAACGACGTTTActgtcgaaaaaaaattttgatgtcaGCTTTAGGAAATTCTAAAGCAGTGACACATCTTGCTCGACGATTGATTGTGGGTGtgtttaaaaaggaaaaactacTAAAATGTACTCTCAGTGGTCAACCACCCAGAGCACAAGGCAAAGAGAGACAAAACGAAGAGATTGAGGGTCTTGACGTAAGAGCAAAAGATGCAATTATTg attACGCAATATTAATGGGTGAATCCAAAAATTGGAACGTGCCAGATAGACGAGTCATAGAGCGTAGCATGACTCAACAAATCGGACGGTTAAAGTTGGAGTTAAAACAAGCTCTTGTAAGAGAGCAGGactaa
- the LOC105837695 gene encoding caspase-1 isoform X4 — protein sequence MANILMELWNLGELELIFNKLKRLNISNSEPVTPSSSSFNEPLMHNEFMPISKDDARYYNMNHKNRGYCIIFNHNKFNGKSDSREGSTIDVNRLVKTFGNLDFDVKVYENFTCNEIMKVIKEVSQLDHTDNDCLCIITLTHGTRNDRLCARDVVYPSDKLWKPFTADKCGTLAGKPKLFFFQACRGNERDSGASSSASFIQIKETASDTAKAFDRVPIQADFLISYSTVGGYTSWRNPEKGTWYIQSLCDIFDENGTKLDVVTMMTMTTNKVAKFSTINSKKELHNKMQVPEMVHRLRKLICFWPKKEQFRKKSG from the exons ttaatatttaacaaactGAAGCGATTAAACATTAGTAACAGTGAACCCGTAACACCTAGTAGTAG ctccTTTAATGAACCTTTAATGCACAATGAATTCATGCCAATATCAAAGGATGATGCAAGATACTACAATATGAATCATAAAAATCGCGGCTATTGTATAATCTTCAATCACAACAAATTTAATGGTAAATCCGATAGTCGAGAGGGTTCGACAATTGACGTAAATAGGCTGGTAAAAACTTTTGGGAACCTCGATTTCGATGTTaaagtttatgaaaattttacatgcaATGAAATTATGAAGGTTATAAAGGAAg TGAGTCAGCTCGATCATACGGATAACGATTGCCTTTGCATCATTACACTAACTCATGGGACTCGCAACGATCGGTTATGCGCGAGAGATGTCGTATATCCATCTGATAAGCTTTGGAAGCCTTTTACTGCCGATAAATGCGGGACACTTGCAGGCAAACCTAAGCTGTTCTTCTTCCag GCTTGCAGAGGCAATGAACGCGACAGTGGCGCTAGCAGTAGCGCATCCTTTATACAAATCAAAGAAACTGCATCTGATACAGCAAAAGCTTTTGATCGTGTTCCAATTCAAGCAGATTTTCTGATATCTTATAGCACGGTTGGAG GTTATACTTCCTGGAGAAATCCCGAAAAAGGCACGTGGTATATACAGTCCTTATGTGACATTTTTGATGAAAATGGAACAAAGCTTGATGTTGTAACGATGATGACTATGACAACAAATAAGGTCGCCAAATTTTCCACCATTAATTCCAAAAAAGAGTTACACAATAAAATGCAGGTACCAGAAATGGTTCATCGGCTAAGAAAACTAATTTGTTTCTGGccaaaaaaagaacaattcagaaaaaaaagcGGATAA
- the LOC118644940 gene encoding uncharacterized protein LOC118644940 produces MSFVNDMEHENFVMKRKYNIWRNNPYIPIPLRNLQRWKRTSDIDKPGCSTIPITALYENEYDCCTRNNELNTLDSENRDYNYTDKCEANNSLQNNNNGLNLKNDNKDNENHELNNSDNFERNFDGRDNNNTENNINNIQMIDNLLYKNSEITVSQSVLIIMNLYIHNKLTKAALTAILKALQLVLPKPNNMPKTQFHLFQFVRNLTTTCTIIKHYYCRQCLFYNGSDSSMTVCPSCSSIESMWHFYEFDLVDIIRYMFEVRNLADKLHVPFSDNNLIFDITDGSEYIRVNSRRNKQQYDLTLILNTDGLSLVKSAKSHCWPLMFTIAELPEHLRESFIVIVGLWYDTNSKPLMNTFLQPFCKKLNECFHNGISWIHPTTKKVYTSKIVAPLIIADAPARAQIQNILSFNGKFGCNICEIKTKQCRTIAGKKIIRVYAFQEEPSKLRSGKRMKKQARIAITKEVHHVKGVKGNSVISTLPLLDLGTCVMPEYMHSILLGTVKQLFNLWFFKRGTWNIKEYVEEIDNFLLNIRPPYFFNRMPRSVKLHAFFKASEYYNWILYYSIPTIVNCLPNKYFQHWLLLVISLFNLLQKPIRIYPELEQTEILLKLFVRDIGKLYGDGEYSYNVHQLLHIVLCVKRWGPLWATSVFPFENYNNFLANCIHGSQNLGQEMINNLTLVQGLQVLQSQYGHNEDTFNNKFQIKTYALLGKSKEVKDIDDIEIRLIESKNLQLKNLCFYARAKINNEMYTSQIYKATKTNSYTVQVIINDNQTLYGSIRFFFEIENNLYFILQYFTVEHTKMFVHFETNTIVKHIVPVKEENQFILLKVNDLIRICHVIRVGSYICKRPNTMKKVM; encoded by the exons ATGTCATTCGTAAATGATATGGaacatgaaaattttgttatgaaaagaaagtataatatttgGAGAAATAATCCATATATACCA ATTCctttaagaaatttacaaCGGTGGAAGAGAACATCTGATATTGACAAACCTGGTTGTAGCACGATACCAATTACAGCTTTGTATGAAAATGAATATGACTGTTGTACTAggaataatgaattaaatactttagacTCAGAAAATCGAGATTATAACTACACTGATAAATGTGAAGCTAATAACAGCTTACAAAATAACAACAatggtttaaatttaaaaaatgataataaagataacgAAAATCATGAATTGAACAACAGTgacaattttgaaagaaatttcgACGGcagagataataataataccgagaataatattaataatatacaaatgatTGACAACTTGTTGTATAAGAATAGTGAAATTACTGTATCTCAAAGTGTTctaattattatgaatttatatattcataataaattaacaaaggcTGCTTTAACAGCTATTTTAAAAGCGTTACAATTAGTTCTTCCGAAACCTAATAACATGCCAAAAACGCAATttcatttgtttcaatttgTTCGAAATTTAACAACAACATGTACTATAATTAAACACTATTACTGTAgacaatgtttattttataatggaaGCGATAGTTCAATGACAGTATGTCCATCTTGTTCGAGCATAGAAAGTATGTggcatttttatgaatttgatTTAGTagatattataagatatatgtTTGAAGTAAGAAACCTCGCTGATAAATTACATGTTCCATTTAGCgacaacaatttaatattcgaTATAACCGATGGATCCGAATATATCAGAGTCAATTCAAGACGTAATAAACAACAATATGATttgacattaatattaaatactgaTGGCCTTTCCCTCGTTAAAAGTGCTAAAAGTCATTGCTGGCCATTGATGTTTACAATTGCTGAGCTGCCAGAACATCTAAGAGAAtcatttattgttattgtagGTCTTTGGTACGACACAAATTCCAAACCATTAATGAACACTTTTTTACAGCCTTTTTGCAAAAAGCTTAATGAATGTTTTCATAATGGTATTTCGTGGATTCATCCTACAACTAAAAAAGTTTACACTTCTAAAATTGTGGCCCCATTAATAATTGCAGATGCACCAGCAAGAGCTCAAATACAGAATATCCTTTCTTTCAATGGCAAATTTGGTTGTAATATCtgtgaaattaaaacaaaacaatgcagaacaattgcaggaaaaaaaattattcgcgTATATGCTTTTCAAGAAGAACCAAGTAAATTGAGATCtggaaaaagaatgaaaaaacaAGCTAGAATAGCCATAACAAAAGAAGTACACCATGTTAAGGGAGTAAAAGGAAACTCTGTTATTTCGACTTTGCCTCTTCTGGATTTAGGCACATGTGTTATGCCTGAATACATGCATTCTATTCTCCTTGGAACAGTAAAGCAGTTATTTAATCTTTGGTTCTTTAAAAGGGGTACGTGGAATATTAAGGAATATGTTgaagaaattgataattttcttttgaataTTCGAcctccttatttttttaatagaatgcCAAGAAGTGTAAAAttacatgcattttttaaagcatctgaatattataattggattttatattactcAATCCCAACAATTGTAAATTGTTTGCCAAATAAGTATTTCCAGCATTGGCTTTTATTGGTAATatctttattcaatttattgcaaaaaccTATTCGTATTTATCCCGAATTAGagcaaacagaaattttattaaaattgtttgtgAGAGATATTGGAAAATTATATGGTGATGGAGAATATTCTTACAATGTGCACCAACTTTTGCATATTGTATTATGTGTAAAACGATGGGGTCCATTATGGGCCACATCTGTTTTCCCtttcgaaaattataataacttcCTTGCTAATTGTATTCATGGTTCTCAAAATCTTGGCCaagaaatgattaataatCTCACTTTAGTTCAAGGCTTACAAGTTTTACAAAGTCAATATGGACATAATGaagatacttttaataataaatttcaaataaaaacatatgcaCTACTTGGAAAATCTAAAGAAGTAAAAGACATAGATGACATTGAAATCAGATTAATTGAATCAAAAAATCtgcagttaaaaaatttatgtttctatGCTcgagcaaaaattaataacgaaaTGTATACTTCACAAATCTACAAGGCTACAAAAACGAATAGTTACACAGTtcaagttattattaatgataaccAAACTTTATACGGGTCTATTCGATTCTTCTTTgagattgaaaataatttgtattttattttgcagtaTTTTACCGTAGAACATACTAAAATGTTCGTTCATTTTGAAACTAATACAATTGTTAAACATATTGTACCTGTCAAGgaagaaaatcaatttatattactaaaaGTAAATGATTTGATTAGAATATGTCATGTTATAAGAGTTGGAAGTTATATATGTAAACGTCCAAATACTATGAAAaaagttatgtaa
- the LOC105837695 gene encoding caspase-1 isoform X3, with protein MRSHKLLRPQVSSCQVTCVVELIFNKLKRLNISNSEPVTPSSSSFNEPLMHNEFMPISKDDARYYNMNHKNRGYCIIFNHNKFNGKSDSREGSTIDVNRLVKTFGNLDFDVKVYENFTCNEIMKVIKEVSQLDHTDNDCLCIITLTHGTRNDRLCARDVVYPSDKLWKPFTADKCGTLAGKPKLFFFQACRGNERDSGASSSASFIQIKETASDTAKAFDRVPIQADFLISYSTVGGYTSWRNPEKGTWYIQSLCDIFDENGTKLDVVTMMTMTTNKVAKFSTINSKKELHNKMQVPEMVHRLRKLICFWPKKEQFRKKSG; from the exons ttaatatttaacaaactGAAGCGATTAAACATTAGTAACAGTGAACCCGTAACACCTAGTAGTAG ctccTTTAATGAACCTTTAATGCACAATGAATTCATGCCAATATCAAAGGATGATGCAAGATACTACAATATGAATCATAAAAATCGCGGCTATTGTATAATCTTCAATCACAACAAATTTAATGGTAAATCCGATAGTCGAGAGGGTTCGACAATTGACGTAAATAGGCTGGTAAAAACTTTTGGGAACCTCGATTTCGATGTTaaagtttatgaaaattttacatgcaATGAAATTATGAAGGTTATAAAGGAAg TGAGTCAGCTCGATCATACGGATAACGATTGCCTTTGCATCATTACACTAACTCATGGGACTCGCAACGATCGGTTATGCGCGAGAGATGTCGTATATCCATCTGATAAGCTTTGGAAGCCTTTTACTGCCGATAAATGCGGGACACTTGCAGGCAAACCTAAGCTGTTCTTCTTCCag GCTTGCAGAGGCAATGAACGCGACAGTGGCGCTAGCAGTAGCGCATCCTTTATACAAATCAAAGAAACTGCATCTGATACAGCAAAAGCTTTTGATCGTGTTCCAATTCAAGCAGATTTTCTGATATCTTATAGCACGGTTGGAG GTTATACTTCCTGGAGAAATCCCGAAAAAGGCACGTGGTATATACAGTCCTTATGTGACATTTTTGATGAAAATGGAACAAAGCTTGATGTTGTAACGATGATGACTATGACAACAAATAAGGTCGCCAAATTTTCCACCATTAATTCCAAAAAAGAGTTACACAATAAAATGCAGGTACCAGAAATGGTTCATCGGCTAAGAAAACTAATTTGTTTCTGGccaaaaaaagaacaattcagaaaaaaaagcGGATAA